The Blautia obeum ATCC 29174 region AAAATGAAAAAAAGATGGTATAAAAAAAGTGGACTGAAAGGCCTGATGGTTTGTCTGACGATAGTTGCTCTGGTCGTAGGCTGTGTCTGCGGTGGCGCATCGATATTGCTTATGAGCAAGGGCATTCGTCCGCTGGACAGCCGTAAATATGTAGACTCTGAGAGATTTACGGAAAACATGTACGAAACATCGCATACGATCCTGGAAGCACTTGGCGAAACGGAGATTTTAAATGAAAGCAGTAAGGAAGATCTGGTCGATCTTACAGAGCTGAAAGAAGGTAAAAGTCTCTCAAATAAAAATACATCCGGGCTTGCATATAAAGCCGGTGACCTGACAGAGTGGTCAAAGGGTTCCTGGGACAGAAGTGTGAATGTCCTGATCTGCAGAAGACCGGACAGCAGTGATTATTATATGTACTATAATGATTTTGCGGATAAGATCATCAGTGGAGAGCTGAAGTTTGTCTGGGGAAGTGATGAAGAAAAGCTAAGCCAGGAATATACAAAGGATATATTATCGATGCTTTCCGGAGAAGAATATGCTTACTATGATGATGGATATAACTATTCCGGAATTCGCATGGATGATGTAGAGTATGTAGAAGATGCAGATGGAAATGTTGTTTATACAAATATCTGGAATTATGAACCAAGTGGAAACAATGATGCGGCACTGAAAGAGGAATACAAACCAGACGGGGCAGACAGTATCCTTGATATTGTGAATAACAATAAAGAATGGAACGGAAATCTTCAAAAAGCATATCAGTATTTGTATGCAGCACTGGTAAAATACAATAATGCTGTGGATTCTAAAGATGTATTGGATGCGTATGCGCAGGGAAATACAAATTATAAGTATCTTTACGTAGATACAAAAACAAAAAAAGTATATAGCAATATAAAGTCAGTGACTTTCTCCAACTATAAGAAGATAATGACCGATATTGTGGACAGCAATGAGGCGTTCATGGTTATTGAACCGAAACAGCAGGACTGCATGGTGGGAATGGAAAACACTTTAGATCAAACGCTGGCATACTGGCAGCAAATGATCGAAAATTCTGGCCCGGCAGGAGAAAATTATATTTACTGTATTTCAGCGGATTCTGCGTTTCCTGTACTGGACTATGTTGCACAGGAGAAAACATATTACGATAAATTTGAACCATGGATCATGCCACTGCTCATTTTGACTGGTGTGGGATTTATTCTGGCACTTATCGGTCTGGTAATCCTGACGATCGCAGCAGGAAAGACAAATAAAGATCAGGAAGTGCATCTGAATTTCTTTGACCGGTGGTATACAGAAATCGCGGCATTGCTAGTATTTGGAATCTGGATCTATGGAGTTGCGATCATGATGCAGATGATGGATTCGGGAGATATGCGAATGGCAGGTTATCTGGTCGGAATGGGAATCTTGGGCATCTGGA contains the following coding sequences:
- a CDS encoding sensor histidine kinase, which produces MKKRWYKKSGLKGLMVCLTIVALVVGCVCGGASILLMSKGIRPLDSRKYVDSERFTENMYETSHTILEALGETEILNESSKEDLVDLTELKEGKSLSNKNTSGLAYKAGDLTEWSKGSWDRSVNVLICRRPDSSDYYMYYNDFADKIISGELKFVWGSDEEKLSQEYTKDILSMLSGEEYAYYDDGYNYSGIRMDDVEYVEDADGNVVYTNIWNYEPSGNNDAALKEEYKPDGADSILDIVNNNKEWNGNLQKAYQYLYAALVKYNNAVDSKDVLDAYAQGNTNYKYLYVDTKTKKVYSNIKSVTFSNYKKIMTDIVDSNEAFMVIEPKQQDCMVGMENTLDQTLAYWQQMIENSGPAGENYIYCISADSAFPVLDYVAQEKTYYDKFEPWIMPLLILTGVGFILALIGLVILTIAAGKTNKDQEVHLNFFDRWYTEIAALLVFGIWIYGVAIMMQMMDSGDMRMAGYLVGMGILGIWSGAWFLMGWLSLVRRIKARSIWRDSVLRHVLLFIRKIFSKFADMIVFLSNNTVSRIKTIVAFGVFVFLLFMATGLFVGADIPFFLLVFVVTCWVALYYLLKKAWGREQILDGLKKITDGDLQYKIPTEKLFGEQKKIADYINHIGEGLDAAVENSLKNERMKTELITNVSHDIKTPLTSIINYIDLLKRENPEDPKIRGYLDVLENKAQRLKVLTEDVVEASKASTGNISLEMTELNFVELVNQVIGEFEEKFEERNLKMVVHFDEEEAIICADGRRLWRVLENVFGNVSKYAMENTRVYVDVKVDRPNVQLSLKNISAQPLNISADELTERFIRGDVSRNTEGSGLGLSIAKDLVQLQGGEFRLYLDGDLFKVTIEFKMK